In a genomic window of Sulfuriferula nivalis:
- a CDS encoding YbaB/EbfC family nucleoid-associated protein → MLKGGLGNMMKQAQQMQENMKKMQDQLALVEIEGVAGAGLVKVLMTCRNDVRRVTIDPSLMSDDKDMLEDLIAAAMNDAVRKAEALTQEKMSGFTAGMNLPAGFKLPF, encoded by the coding sequence ATGTTAAAAGGTGGTTTGGGCAACATGATGAAGCAAGCCCAGCAAATGCAGGAAAACATGAAAAAAATGCAAGATCAGTTAGCACTGGTTGAAATTGAGGGTGTTGCCGGCGCAGGCCTGGTTAAAGTACTGATGACCTGCCGCAACGATGTGCGTCGCGTCACCATAGACCCCAGCCTGATGAGCGACGACAAGGACATGCTTGAAGACCTCATCGCTGCAGCCATGAACGATGCAGTACGCAAAGCAGAAGCCCTCACCCAGGAAAAAATGAGCGGCTTCACCGCAGGCATGAACTTACCTGCAGGCTTCAAACTGCCATTCTAA
- the recR gene encoding recombination mediator RecR: MKSPTRLADLITALRTLPGIGPKSAQRMAYHLLQRDRKGAAKLGAAIDRALTELMHCELCNDFSETPICPVCASNERDTSQLAVVEMPTDLLMMEHTQNYHGLYFVLMGRLSPLDGIGPREIHLDRLIQRASNGVVQEVILATNFTMEGEATAHAITELLHARGIAVSRIARGIPVGGELEHIDSGTLAQALTDRRRYDSK, encoded by the coding sequence ATGAAATCACCCACACGCCTCGCTGATTTGATCACAGCCCTGCGCACCTTACCGGGCATAGGTCCAAAATCAGCACAGCGTATGGCGTACCATCTGTTACAACGCGACCGTAAAGGTGCCGCCAAATTAGGTGCTGCCATAGATCGCGCACTCACCGAGCTCATGCATTGCGAATTATGCAATGACTTTAGCGAAACCCCCATCTGTCCTGTTTGCGCATCGAACGAACGGGATACCAGCCAGCTCGCCGTGGTGGAAATGCCCACCGACTTGCTGATGATGGAGCATACGCAAAACTATCATGGCCTGTATTTTGTGCTGATGGGACGACTGTCACCGTTAGATGGCATCGGTCCGCGAGAAATCCACCTTGACCGACTCATCCAGCGCGCCAGCAATGGTGTCGTGCAAGAAGTCATCCTGGCGACCAATTTCACCATGGAAGGCGAGGCCACAGCCCATGCGATTACCGAACTCCTGCATGCGCGCGGCATCGCTGTCAGCCGTATTGCGCGCGGCATACCCGTAGGTGGTGAATTAGAACATATCGATTCCGGCACCTTGGCACAGGCACTCACTGACAGGCGACGTTATGACTCAAAATAA
- a CDS encoding HIT family protein — protein sequence MTQNNCDLCQTAGGEILWQDAYCRVILVDDPAYPGFCRVIWREHVKEMSDLTPTEQNRLMRTVFAVESAIREALKPDKINLASLGNMVPHLHWHVIPRFTHDSHFPNPIWGQALRENTAQPNSNLIASVLRLTLAQQLS from the coding sequence ATGACTCAAAATAACTGTGATTTATGCCAGACGGCTGGCGGCGAAATACTCTGGCAAGATGCTTACTGTCGTGTGATATTGGTTGACGACCCAGCCTACCCCGGTTTCTGCCGCGTGATTTGGCGTGAGCACGTCAAAGAAATGAGCGACCTCACCCCCACCGAGCAAAACCGCCTGATGCGCACCGTATTCGCAGTTGAATCCGCCATCAGAGAAGCACTCAAACCTGACAAAATCAACCTTGCCAGTTTAGGCAACATGGTGCCGCATTTACACTGGCACGTGATCCCCAGATTCACGCACGACAGCCATTTTCCCAATCCGATCTGGGGGCAAGCGCTGCGTGAGAACACAGCACAACCCAATAGTAACCTGATCGCTAGCGTACTAAGGCTAACGCTGGCGCAGCAACTGTCTTAA
- the phoR gene encoding phosphate regulon sensor histidine kinase PhoR, which produces MDFWWRPILALSALLFAALVVALFWGATVALLVLVAGLLLYIGYNLRQMDVLVAWLAHGDRNRIPTASGAWDEIFYGLDRILRRQKRNTSKISAVLERFEHAAQAIPDGIVMLNGNDQIDWFNPAASRHYGLDDKSDRGQFIGYLIRQIAFAEYLASDNYSEPLVMKSPNDKEVTLSVQMVPFGDRQKMLISRDITQLELVDAMRRDFVANVSHELRTPLTVVGGFLETFLDMGSVEPVAFHKYCDLMQQQTERMRRLVDDLLTLSRLESSQNKLVDAPVNMTELIQDLYQDAQSLSAGRHTISLAMNSTDNLMGNADELTSALGNLVSNAVRYTPAGGTVELIWEWRGDQLCFSVKDSGEGIEAQHIARLTERFYRVDRGRSRETGGTGLGLAIVKHVLTRHQARLVIESKVGYGSCFRACFPKTRVVKTVAAPALALVR; this is translated from the coding sequence ATGGATTTTTGGTGGCGACCTATATTGGCTTTATCGGCATTGCTGTTTGCAGCGTTGGTAGTAGCATTGTTCTGGGGCGCAACAGTGGCTTTGCTGGTGTTGGTGGCAGGTTTGCTGCTGTATATAGGTTATAACTTGCGGCAGATGGATGTGCTGGTGGCATGGCTGGCACATGGTGATCGTAATCGTATCCCCACGGCCAGTGGCGCGTGGGATGAGATTTTCTACGGTCTGGATAGAATATTACGCCGACAAAAGCGCAATACATCTAAAATTTCAGCGGTGTTGGAGCGGTTTGAGCATGCCGCCCAGGCGATACCTGATGGTATTGTGATGCTTAACGGTAATGACCAGATAGACTGGTTTAACCCTGCGGCAAGCCGTCATTATGGTCTGGATGATAAGTCTGACAGAGGTCAATTTATCGGTTATCTGATACGACAAATCGCATTTGCTGAATATCTCGCCAGTGATAATTATAGTGAACCATTAGTGATGAAGTCTCCTAATGACAAAGAGGTTACGTTGTCAGTGCAAATGGTGCCATTTGGGGACAGACAGAAAATGCTTATTTCGCGTGATATTACGCAATTGGAACTGGTTGATGCTATGCGTCGCGATTTCGTTGCCAATGTGTCGCATGAGCTACGCACCCCGTTGACCGTTGTGGGTGGATTTTTAGAGACATTTCTCGATATGGGTAGCGTTGAACCCGTTGCTTTCCATAAATATTGCGATTTAATGCAGCAGCAAACTGAGCGCATGCGTCGTTTAGTAGATGACTTGCTGACGTTGTCGCGTCTGGAAAGCTCGCAAAATAAGCTGGTGGATGCGCCAGTTAATATGACCGAGCTGATACAGGATTTGTATCAGGATGCACAGAGTCTGAGTGCGGGACGTCATACCATTAGTCTGGCAATGAATAGCACGGATAATCTGATGGGTAATGCTGATGAACTCACTAGTGCATTAGGTAATCTGGTGAGTAATGCCGTGCGTTACACGCCTGCAGGTGGAACGGTGGAACTGATTTGGGAATGGCGGGGTGATCAACTCTGTTTCAGTGTCAAGGATAGTGGTGAAGGTATAGAAGCCCAGCATATTGCCCGTTTGACTGAGCGATTTTATCGTGTAGATCGAGGTCGTTCTCGGGAAACGGGTGGGACAGGATTGGGCTTGGCTATTGTCAAACATGTATTGACTCGCCATCAGGCACGTTTAGTTATCGAAAGTAAAGTTGGATATGGCAGCTGTTTCCGTGCCTGCTTCCCAAAAACACGAGTGGTTAAGACAGTTGCTGCGCCAGCGTTAGCCTTAGTACGCTAG
- the phoB gene encoding phosphate regulon transcriptional regulator PhoB, with protein sequence MAATILLVEDEAGIQELVKFNLTQAGHAVLCADSAEQALTIVRDVLPDLVLLDWMLPGMSGIELARLFRADTRLKTVPIIMLTARGDERDKVLGLETGADDYITKPFSPRELTARIKAVLRRRAPQMTEDKVEVRGLSLDPVSHRVIGNGSPLELGPTEFRLLHFMMTHPERVYSRAQLLDHVWGDHVFVEERTVDVHIRRLRLALEVTGHDSLIDTVRGAGYRLSSQV encoded by the coding sequence ATGGCAGCAACGATATTGTTGGTGGAAGATGAAGCGGGTATACAGGAATTAGTTAAGTTTAATCTGACGCAGGCTGGGCACGCCGTCCTGTGTGCGGATTCGGCGGAGCAGGCATTGACCATCGTCCGCGATGTGTTGCCTGATCTGGTGTTGCTAGACTGGATGTTGCCGGGTATGAGCGGTATAGAGCTGGCTCGTTTGTTCCGTGCTGATACGCGACTGAAAACGGTGCCGATTATTATGTTGACCGCGCGTGGTGATGAGCGTGATAAAGTATTGGGATTGGAAACCGGTGCGGATGATTACATTACCAAGCCATTTTCACCGCGTGAGTTAACGGCACGGATTAAGGCCGTATTGCGCCGTCGTGCACCACAAATGACTGAAGATAAAGTTGAAGTGCGTGGCTTGAGTCTTGATCCTGTGAGTCATCGTGTTATTGGTAATGGCTCACCTTTGGAGTTAGGACCTACTGAATTTCGTTTGCTGCATTTTATGATGACGCATCCTGAGCGGGTTTATTCTCGTGCACAATTGCTGGATCATGTGTGGGGGGATCATGTGTTTGTGGAGGAGCGTACTGTGGATGTGCATATACGCCGTTTGCGCTTGGCGCTGGAAGTCACAGGGCATGATAGCTTGATCGATACAGTGCGCGGCGCGGGTTATCGCTTGTCGTCACAAGTATAG
- the tsaD gene encoding tRNA (adenosine(37)-N6)-threonylcarbamoyltransferase complex transferase subunit TsaD, translating to MLVLGIESSCDESGVALFDTESGLLGHALHSQIAMHAEYGGVVPELASRDHIRRVLPLTRQVLTTAQCQLSDIDAIAYTEGPGLAGALLVGTGFAHGLGVALNIPVLGIHHLEGHLLSPLLSAEPPEFPFVALLVSGGHSQLMHVTGVGEYTTLGDTLDDAAGEAFDKTAQLLGLPYPGGAALSKLAESGDPQRFRLPRPMLHSGDLNFSFSGLKTAVLTLSQKHPQTEDYADIAAAFQLAMTDVLSSKSLAALKATRSKRLVVAGGVGANKQLRLALNNAVKKIGAKVYFPEMEFCTDNGAMIAFAGAMRLKHGGKTAGAFTVRPRWDLATVAAPQ from the coding sequence ATGCTGGTATTAGGAATAGAGTCTTCTTGTGATGAAAGCGGTGTCGCTTTATTTGATACTGAATCAGGCTTACTTGGTCACGCACTTCATTCCCAGATTGCCATGCATGCAGAATATGGCGGCGTAGTCCCTGAGCTGGCTTCACGCGACCACATACGCCGCGTATTACCGCTGACCCGCCAGGTACTCACCACCGCACAATGCCAGTTAAGTGACATTGACGCCATCGCTTATACAGAAGGCCCTGGTCTGGCAGGCGCATTATTGGTCGGCACAGGTTTTGCGCATGGGCTCGGTGTTGCGCTAAACATTCCTGTACTCGGCATCCATCATCTGGAAGGACATTTGCTCTCGCCGTTATTATCCGCCGAACCACCCGAGTTCCCGTTTGTCGCCTTACTCGTATCCGGTGGCCACAGTCAGCTCATGCACGTCACTGGCGTAGGTGAATACACAACGCTGGGCGACACACTAGACGATGCCGCTGGCGAAGCTTTCGACAAAACGGCACAATTATTAGGACTGCCTTACCCAGGCGGCGCAGCACTATCAAAATTAGCCGAATCTGGCGATCCGCAACGATTCCGCCTGCCACGACCGATGCTGCACTCAGGCGATTTGAACTTCAGTTTTAGCGGTCTTAAAACTGCCGTACTCACCTTGAGCCAAAAACACCCGCAAACTGAAGACTACGCCGACATTGCCGCTGCTTTTCAATTAGCAATGACCGACGTCCTCAGCAGCAAATCACTTGCCGCACTCAAAGCCACTCGCAGCAAACGCCTTGTCGTCGCGGGTGGTGTGGGTGCAAATAAACAACTCCGACTGGCGCTGAATAACGCAGTGAAAAAAATCGGCGCAAAGGTCTATTTTCCAGAAATGGAATTCTGCACCGACAACGGTGCGATGATCGCTTTTGCAGGGGCGATGCGCCTAAAACACGGCGGTAAAACTGCAGGCGCATTTACAGTGCGCCCACGCTGGGATTTAGCAACTGTCGCTGCGCCGCAGTAA
- a CDS encoding apolipoprotein A1/A4/E family protein yields the protein MAWFEKEMDYARAQLTEVSRDSIALAGDKLGEVVKQGAAEVGAELREVVQTTSQEIDVKLDKISAELHSQRQFTKDDVRELVDYAADKLSVVLDERVANAKEEISSLVQEKVEYFKAEVDSFFVQRQQDLARERRRLLLNVLIAVLASVSVGVVSWFYQNLARGEMDLFAVFRVVLTALTGGYVVYLLVRVLLRWRRMKEHRKDVMFLAMRYWGVLRPDSVFSHVVLIMVLGLLMGLVAFPGVLAHVPGGPELMKVIQDMFPHIRF from the coding sequence ATGGCTTGGTTTGAAAAGGAAATGGACTATGCACGCGCGCAGTTGACTGAGGTGTCGCGTGATTCGATAGCATTAGCGGGTGATAAGCTCGGTGAAGTAGTGAAGCAAGGTGCAGCAGAAGTTGGTGCGGAATTGCGCGAAGTGGTGCAAACGACGAGTCAGGAAATTGACGTTAAGCTCGACAAGATTTCGGCTGAGTTGCATAGTCAGCGCCAATTCACTAAGGATGATGTGCGTGAACTGGTAGATTATGCGGCGGACAAATTATCTGTCGTACTGGATGAGCGTGTCGCCAACGCCAAGGAGGAAATTTCGTCGCTAGTGCAGGAAAAAGTCGAGTATTTCAAAGCTGAGGTGGATAGTTTTTTCGTGCAGCGTCAGCAGGATTTAGCGCGTGAGCGGCGGCGACTGTTATTGAATGTGCTGATTGCGGTACTGGCATCAGTATCGGTAGGTGTGGTGTCGTGGTTTTATCAGAACTTGGCGCGCGGCGAGATGGATTTGTTTGCCGTGTTTCGTGTGGTGTTGACCGCATTGACTGGGGGTTATGTCGTCTATTTGCTGGTGCGTGTGTTGTTGCGCTGGCGACGGATGAAAGAACATCGTAAGGATGTGATGTTCCTGGCGATGCGTTATTGGGGTGTGTTGCGACCTGATAGCGTGTTTTCCCATGTGGTGTTAATCATGGTGCTGGGGCTATTGATGGGCTTGGTGGCATTTCCCGGTGTGCTGGCGCATGTGCCGGGTGGCCCAGAGTTGATGAAAGTCATACAGGATATGTTCCCGCATATTCGTTTCTAG
- the plsY gene encoding glycerol-3-phosphate 1-O-acyltransferase PlsY, whose amino-acid sequence MIVAVLVLAYLLGSLSFAVLVSRVMGLPDPRSHGSGNPGATNMLRTGRKSAAVMTLLGDMAKGWVAVWLAAYAVTRFGLPHELVYGAALAVFLGHLYPVFFGFKGGKGVATAVGVLFALSPMLGLVCVLTWATVFAVTRISSLAALVASLVAPVFAYFMMDNAAVAALAVLTVLIFWRHRANIVRLLAGQEGGFKKKSS is encoded by the coding sequence ATGATAGTAGCTGTATTGGTATTGGCTTATTTATTGGGTTCTTTGTCATTTGCCGTACTGGTGAGTCGGGTGATGGGTTTGCCTGATCCACGCAGTCACGGATCAGGAAATCCTGGTGCAACCAATATGTTGCGCACCGGGCGTAAATCAGCGGCGGTGATGACCTTGCTCGGTGACATGGCCAAGGGCTGGGTGGCAGTGTGGTTGGCGGCTTATGCCGTGACGCGATTTGGTTTGCCGCATGAGCTAGTCTATGGTGCTGCACTGGCCGTGTTTTTAGGGCATTTGTACCCCGTGTTTTTTGGTTTCAAGGGTGGCAAGGGCGTGGCCACGGCGGTTGGCGTGTTGTTTGCCTTGTCACCTATGCTGGGGCTGGTATGTGTGTTGACGTGGGCGACGGTATTTGCGGTGACGCGGATTTCTTCACTGGCAGCCTTGGTCGCATCTCTGGTTGCTCCCGTATTTGCCTATTTCATGATGGATAATGCGGCAGTGGCTGCGTTGGCAGTTTTGACGGTACTGATATTCTGGCGGCATCGCGCTAATATTGTGCGCTTGTTGGCAGGTCAAGAAGGTGGATTCAAGAAGAAGTCCTCGTAG
- a CDS encoding glycosyltransferase: MNILMISDVYFPRVNGVSTSIMTLRRELKALGHTVILVAPAYGQGEAEEADIIRIKGSPVLMDPEDRLMSRRELKALPQTLAHFTFDLIHIHTPFLAHYTGIALAKAFNIPCVETYHTFFEEYLYHYVPFLPKAVMRYTARHFSRQQCSQVDGLILPSIAMDEALTRYGVHAYSHIIPTGIELSDFDQCDPEGFRQRHNIASDRPVAVYVGRVAFEKNIEFLLLMLSQLRHSLPDVLLIIAGEGPAETKLKKTVAGLNLTDNVLFVGYLERSTELPSCYCAGNAFVFSSRTETQGLVLLEAMALGVPVVSTAIMGTRDILAAGKGCRVAEDNPVAFAATLHEVLINPALQMQLSAEAKQHALDWSAPQMAHKMLAFYADVSSKHVPAFLKNDQYSTS; this comes from the coding sequence ATGAATATTCTAATGATATCAGACGTGTATTTTCCCCGAGTCAATGGTGTGTCCACCTCCATCATGACCTTGCGTCGTGAACTTAAAGCGCTGGGGCACACTGTCATTCTGGTCGCCCCGGCTTACGGACAAGGCGAGGCCGAAGAAGCTGATATCATACGTATCAAAGGCAGCCCGGTATTAATGGATCCGGAAGACCGTCTGATGTCACGACGTGAACTCAAAGCCTTGCCGCAAACTTTGGCACATTTCACCTTTGATCTCATCCATATCCACACCCCGTTCCTCGCACACTACACCGGTATTGCGCTAGCCAAGGCATTCAACATCCCTTGTGTGGAAACCTACCACACATTTTTTGAAGAATACCTGTACCACTATGTACCTTTCCTGCCTAAAGCGGTAATGCGCTATACCGCTCGTCATTTTTCCCGCCAGCAATGTTCACAAGTCGATGGGCTAATCCTGCCCTCCATCGCCATGGATGAAGCGTTGACGCGTTATGGTGTGCATGCTTATAGCCACATTATTCCAACCGGCATAGAACTGTCTGACTTCGACCAGTGTGACCCGGAAGGTTTCCGTCAGCGCCACAACATCGCGTCTGACCGCCCTGTGGCTGTCTATGTAGGCCGTGTCGCATTTGAGAAAAACATAGAATTTCTGCTGCTCATGCTCTCGCAGTTACGCCACAGCCTGCCTGATGTGTTGTTGATCATCGCTGGCGAAGGTCCGGCAGAAACAAAGCTGAAAAAGACTGTCGCTGGCTTGAACCTGACCGACAATGTACTGTTTGTCGGCTATCTGGAACGTTCAACCGAGTTGCCTTCCTGCTATTGCGCAGGTAACGCATTCGTCTTTTCCTCACGTACTGAAACGCAAGGACTGGTACTACTGGAAGCCATGGCACTGGGCGTACCTGTCGTTTCCACCGCCATCATGGGAACGCGCGATATACTCGCTGCCGGAAAAGGTTGCCGCGTCGCTGAAGATAACCCTGTCGCTTTCGCCGCCACCTTGCATGAAGTATTGATTAACCCTGCACTGCAAATGCAATTAAGTGCAGAAGCCAAACAACACGCGCTGGACTGGAGCGCCCCACAAATGGCGCATAAAATGCTGGCCTTCTATGCTGACGTCAGCAGCAAACATGTTCCAGCTTTTTTAAAAAATGATCAGTACAGCACGTCCTGA
- the amrB gene encoding AmmeMemoRadiSam system protein B, whose translation MVLKPLIVISSDLSHFLPYPAAQATDRQTSQRILELRSSLTHEQACGGTPVNGLLLAARHHHLQPILLDLRNSGDTAGDKDRVVGYASFAFMEDATHAK comes from the coding sequence GTGGTCCTGAAACCCCTGATCGTCATCAGTTCCGATCTATCGCATTTCCTGCCTTATCCAGCCGCACAAGCCACTGATAGACAGACATCACAACGCATACTTGAGCTGCGTAGTTCACTGACTCACGAACAAGCCTGTGGCGGCACACCTGTCAATGGCTTGCTGCTGGCCGCCAGACACCACCACTTGCAACCCATACTGCTGGATTTGCGCAACTCAGGTGACACCGCAGGCGATAAAGATCGCGTCGTCGGTTATGCATCGTTTGCCTTTATGGAGGATGCCACTCATGCAAAATAA
- the amrA gene encoding AmmeMemoRadiSam system protein A yields MQNNHGLTLLQIARAAILQKFGLIMLTDEHADWLQEQGACFVTLTQHGELRGCIGTLEAHRSLLADVKANAQAAAFHDPRFNPLAQTELDSIEIEVSLLSAMQAMQFSSEADALAQLQPGIDGVVFEFGNYRSTFLPQVWEQLPEPVEFMAHLKHKAGLNPKFWDKNVKLYRYTVSKWSEAGLIK; encoded by the coding sequence ATGCAAAATAATCATGGCCTGACGCTATTACAAATTGCCCGCGCAGCTATTTTGCAAAAATTCGGCCTGATAATGCTGACAGATGAGCACGCCGACTGGCTACAGGAGCAAGGCGCCTGCTTTGTCACCCTCACGCAACATGGCGAACTACGTGGCTGCATCGGCACTCTGGAAGCGCATCGCTCGTTGCTGGCTGATGTCAAAGCCAATGCACAGGCTGCCGCATTCCACGATCCGCGATTTAACCCTTTAGCCCAGACTGAACTGGACTCCATTGAAATCGAGGTATCGTTGTTATCTGCCATGCAAGCCATGCAATTCAGCAGCGAAGCCGATGCGCTGGCACAATTACAGCCGGGAATAGATGGCGTAGTGTTTGAATTTGGCAACTATCGCAGCACTTTTTTGCCGCAGGTATGGGAACAACTCCCTGAACCCGTCGAATTCATGGCACACCTGAAACATAAAGCGGGACTTAATCCAAAATTCTGGGATAAAAACGTCAAGCTGTATCGCTACACAGTCAGCAAGTGGAGCGAAGCGGGGTTAATCAAGTGA
- the amrS gene encoding AmmeMemoRadiSam system radical SAM enzyme, giving the protein MNPHHPGKYWHAIADGRIQCDLCPRDCKLNDGQRGACFVRMREGNQIVLTTYGRSSGFCIDPIEKKPLNHFYPGSSVLSFGTAGCNLACKFCQNWDISKSKDMDQLMDQASPVTIAIAAEQNGCKSVAFTYNDPVIFAEYAMDTADACHARDIKTVAVTAGYIHEAARRDFFSKMDAANVDLKAFTEDFYFKLTGSQLQPVLDTLVYLKHETDVWFEITTLLIPGKNDSDEEITAMCQWIMQQLGPDVPLHFSAFHPDYKMPDIPQTPATTLVRARDIALHAGLHYVYTGNVHHIEGDTTFCPDCHAPLIVRDWYHINEYRLTPDGHCPDCNSLIAGRFDSTQGHFGRQRIPIAINRVRA; this is encoded by the coding sequence GTGAATCCACATCATCCTGGAAAATACTGGCATGCTATAGCCGATGGTCGTATTCAGTGCGACCTGTGCCCACGCGACTGCAAACTCAATGACGGCCAGCGTGGCGCCTGCTTTGTACGCATGCGCGAGGGCAATCAAATCGTACTGACTACTTACGGGCGCTCATCCGGATTCTGTATCGACCCGATAGAAAAGAAACCACTCAACCACTTTTATCCCGGCAGCAGTGTACTGTCATTCGGCACAGCGGGTTGTAACCTGGCATGCAAATTCTGCCAGAACTGGGACATCAGTAAATCCAAAGATATGGATCAGCTGATGGATCAGGCATCACCGGTAACCATCGCCATCGCCGCCGAACAAAACGGCTGCAAGAGTGTGGCGTTTACTTATAACGACCCGGTGATTTTTGCCGAATACGCGATGGACACTGCCGATGCCTGCCATGCTCGCGACATTAAAACTGTGGCAGTAACTGCCGGCTACATCCACGAAGCAGCACGCCGCGACTTTTTCAGCAAGATGGATGCCGCCAATGTTGATCTCAAAGCGTTTACCGAAGACTTCTATTTCAAACTCACTGGCTCACAACTGCAACCCGTACTGGACACGCTGGTTTATCTCAAGCACGAAACCGATGTCTGGTTCGAAATCACCACCCTGCTCATCCCGGGTAAAAACGATAGTGATGAAGAGATTACCGCCATGTGCCAGTGGATCATGCAGCAACTGGGACCAGATGTACCGCTGCATTTTTCCGCGTTCCATCCTGATTACAAAATGCCAGACATCCCACAAACACCAGCCACTACACTGGTGCGGGCGCGCGACATTGCTTTGCACGCTGGACTGCATTACGTCTACACCGGCAATGTGCATCACATTGAGGGCGACACCACGTTTTGCCCCGACTGCCATGCGCCGCTGATCGTGCGTGACTGGTATCACATTAACGAATATCGGCTAACCCCAGATGGACATTGCCCTGATTGCAACAGCCTGATAGCAGGTCGATTTGATAGCACACAAGGACACTTCGGCAGACAGCGTATTCCGATTGCGATTAACCGCGTGCGCGCTTGA
- a CDS encoding CHAD domain-containing protein: MMVVQDVSSVADAESDFNLGQDMRVDEAVHVIMRHLLESMRTHEAGVIAGQDAEFLHDFRIAVRSHRVLLGQMHGVIPQRTLIRLRKGFLWLGKITTAQRDLDVYLLTLAAGKRDLVPLREFYQHQQQLAHQQLVADLASPRYTQLMAFWAAYLEAPLPVHSRLLYAQYPLADFANKRIWRMVRRVLKQGGAIQADSLAQVLHELRKSCKKLRYLMAFFQSLYPEKKMNKALKALKSLQDLLGEYQDLQVQQAYLTDFKQQAGANIPVYALTAVYVRMSKMRKREDRLRQLFERQFAEFAEHRYKLFKRLFKADKTADLKRARG; this comes from the coding sequence ATGATGGTCGTACAGGATGTGTCGAGCGTAGCAGATGCTGAATCAGATTTTAATCTGGGGCAGGATATGCGGGTAGACGAGGCCGTGCATGTGATTATGCGCCACCTGCTGGAATCTATGCGGACTCATGAAGCAGGTGTAATTGCAGGTCAGGATGCGGAATTTTTGCATGACTTTCGCATCGCCGTGCGTAGTCATCGGGTTTTGCTGGGGCAGATGCATGGGGTTATCCCGCAGCGCACCTTGATACGCTTACGTAAAGGATTTCTGTGGCTGGGTAAAATCACCACCGCGCAGCGGGATTTGGATGTTTATTTGCTTACGCTGGCCGCCGGCAAACGTGATCTGGTTCCTTTGCGTGAGTTTTATCAGCATCAACAGCAGCTTGCCCATCAACAATTGGTGGCGGATCTGGCGTCGCCACGTTATACGCAATTAATGGCATTCTGGGCCGCTTATCTTGAAGCGCCGCTACCGGTGCACAGCAGGCTGCTGTATGCCCAGTATCCTCTCGCAGATTTTGCCAACAAACGTATCTGGCGCATGGTGCGCAGGGTGCTGAAACAGGGCGGCGCAATTCAGGCGGATAGTCTAGCGCAAGTGCTGCACGAACTGCGTAAATCCTGTAAAAAGCTGCGTTATCTGATGGCGTTTTTTCAAAGCCTGTATCCAGAGAAAAAAATGAACAAAGCGCTCAAGGCATTAAAATCATTGCAAGATTTGTTGGGTGAGTATCAGGATTTACAGGTACAACAAGCTTATTTAACTGATTTCAAACAGCAGGCTGGCGCAAATATCCCTGTGTACGCGCTGACGGCGGTGTATGTGCGTATGAGTAAGATGCGCAAACGTGAGGACAGGCTGCGTCAGTTGTTTGAGCGGCAGTTCGCTGAATTCGCTGAGCATCGCTACAAGTTGTTCAAACGCCTGTTCAAGGCGGATAAAACAGCTGATCTCAAGCGCGCACGCGGTTAA